Below is a window of Senegalia massiliensis DNA.
TCTCCATAGCTTCTGCTATTAATTTTCCAATAGTTTCATCATCTGCCGAAATAGATGCAACTTGTGCTATAGCATCTTTTCCTTCTACAATTTTTGAGATGTTTTTGATTTCTTCTACTGAAGTTTCTACAGCTTTATGTATTCCTTTTTTAAGAATCATAGGGTTTGCTCCAGCTGCAACATTTTTAAGTCCTTCTCTTATCATTGCTTGAGCAAGTAAAGTAGCAGTAGTTGTTCCATCTCCTGCAACATCATTTGTTTTTGTAGCTACTTCTTTAACAAGTTGTGCTCCCATATTTTCATATGCATCTTTTAACTCAATTTCACGAGCAATAGTAACACCATCATTAGTAATTAAAGGTGAACCAAACTTTTTATCAAGTACTACATTTCTTCCTTTAGGTCCTAATGTAACTTTTACTGTATCTGCTAATTTATTTATACCCTTCTCCATTGAACGGCGGGCTTCTTCTCCAAATCTAATTTGTTTAGCCATTAAATAATCACTCCTTTATATTTTTTAAGCTTTATTCAACAATTGCTAATACATCATTCAATTTAATAATTGTATATTCTTCACCATCAAGTTTAACTTCTGTACCTGAAAATTTAGAAGCTATAACTTTATCGCCTACCTTTATTGTGTCTTTCTTTTTATCATCTGATGTTATTCCATCGCCTAATGCTAAAATTTCTGAAATTTGTGGTTGTTCCTGCGCTGAGTTTGGTAATACTATACCACTTTTAGTTTTCTCTTGAGCTTCTATCTTTTTAATAACTAACCTATCTCCTAATGGCTTTAAATTCATAATTACCCTCCTTGAATATATCCTGTTTTTATTATTAGCACTCATTAGGTGTGAGTGCTAATCCTTACAAATATAATAGTACAATTTTGTACTATTATATGCAAATCTAAATATAGCAAATAATTGTAGATTATTTTGATTTATTTAGTATTAACTCATAAAATCTATCTTTTTCTTGGTTTTTCTCTTGTTTTGTTTAAATATTAATATTATTATTTTTTAACCTCTTATCTACAAATCTCATTACTAAAAGTCTAAGTACTGCAACAACAGGTACCCCTAAAAGCATACCCATAAATCCAAATAAAGCACCACCAATAGTAATTGCAGAGATTATCCAAAAAGGTTTGACTCCTACATGATCTCCTAAAATTTTAGGCCCTAAATATAAACCATCAAATTGTTGGATAACAAGTATAGTTATTGCAACCCACAATGCTTTTATTGGAGAGCTGAAAAGTGTGATAATAATAGCAGGTACTGCTCCAATAAATGGACCAAAATAAGGTATCATATTAGTGATTCCTACAATAACACTTAGTAACATAGCAAATGGAGCTTTTACTACTAAAAATAATACTAAAAAACATATTATTGATACTATTAATGAATCTATAAGTTTTCCTACTAAATATCTAGAAAATACTCTATTTACATCTCTACCTAATTCTATTATCTTAGTAGCATTGGTATAACTTAGGATGGAATAAAGTAATCTTTTAATTTGTCTTTTGAAATTTTCTTTATCTTTAAGCATGTATATTGATATAACTATAGATAAAACTATTTTAAGTAAGAAAGCTGTTACATTTATAGCTTGAAATACAACCTGATTAACTGCTAAATTAGCTAATTCTGTTATTTTAGCCAGTGAATCTAATAGTATTTTTTCTAAATTTTCAGTTGCAATACTATTACTTAATATTTCAAATTTAGTTATATTATATTCAATAAATTCCTGAATATTTTTTACATAAGTTGGTGTATTATCTATAAGTGTAGTTATACTCTTAATTATATTTGGAGTTACTATAGCAATTAAAAACACTAGTATCCCAAGTACTATAATATAAGAAAAGAATATACTTCCTAACCTATTAATCTTAAATGATTTTTCAATATATATAACTAAAGGATTTAAAAGGTAGGCTATACTAAATGCAATTAAAAATGGACTTAAAACATTAATAAAATCAAGAAGTGAATATGGATTATCTATAAATTTAAACAAAAGTATAGATAATATAATTAGTGGTAGAAAATTTAAATATGAAACAACTTTCTTTTTGTTCATCGCTACTCCCCTTCAAATATTTATTCTTCCTTCTATTATATATTATATATATTAAAAATGATATAACTTAAATGCTAAGATATATTAATTTAACAATATAAAATACTAAAGGTAAAAAAATTGCTGGAAGCATATTACTTACCTTTATCTCTTTTAATCCTAATATATTTATTCCAATAGCTGATATAAGAATTCCACCTACAGCTGACATTTCTAAAACTACTGAATCTATTAAAAAATCAGTTAAAAATGATGCTAATATTGTTATAGTACCTTGATACAAAAATACAGCAAAACTAGAAAATGCTACTCCTATTCCAAGTGTAGATGCAAATACTATAGATGTTATACCATCTATTACTGATTTTGCATAGAGTGTATTGTGATTTCCTGTTAATCCACTTTCAAGTGAACCAACTATAGCCATAGCACCTACACAAAATATCAAGGAAGTCGTTACAAACCCTTTGGAAAAATTTGAATCACTTCTCCCAAACTTTCTTTCTAAGAATTCTCCTATTTTATTTAACTTTTTATCTATTTTTAAACTTTCACCTATAATTACTCCTATTATCAGACTAAATATCATAGTAAGAATACTTTCACTTTTAAGAGCAGATGTAAGGCCTATTACTATTACAATAAGTGCAAGTGAATCCATTATTATTTCTTTATAATTTTCTTTTAATCCTTCTTTAATACTTACACCTATTATTCCTCCTAACAATATAGCAAGGAAATTAACTATAGTACCTATCAATCTACATCAACTCCTTATTTTTTCTTACCTATACCTAATTCTCGTGCATAATAAAATAGATATTGTTGTGCAAATCCTGCTAACTCTCCAAATTTTTCTTGGCCATACTCTTGTATAAGTTTAAGTTTTGTATCTTCCTCTAAATAAAAATACTCCATAACCCTTTTAACCCATACATCTATTGGAAATGCATCTGATTTCTCCATAGAAAATAACATTATACAATCTGCTACTTTAGGTCCCACTCCTGGAAATATTAAAAGATTTTTTCTTGCATCATCTGTAGGCATATTCTTTATAGCATAAATATCCATCTCTCTTCTATCAACTATATTAGCAGCTGATAATATATATTTAGCCCTAAATCCTAAGCCACATTCTTTTATATCTTCTACTGATAATTTATTTAAACTATTTGCTGTAGGAAAACTATAATATTTATTTCCTCTATATTCTCCTATAAATTCTCCATATTTTTCACTTAATAAATTTAATGATTTCTTTATTCTAGAAATCATATTATTTGCTGATGTAATAAAAGAAATGAGTATTTCCCATTCATCTTGATTTAATATTCTCATTCCTTCTCCAAATTTAATAGCTTTTTCCAGTATAGGATCTTTTGATAATTCTTTTTTAATTTCATCATAATCCCTATGTAAATCAAAATAATAATACCAAATACTTTTAAAATCTTCTTTATTAGTATTGGAAAATACTGCATCATTACCTTCTTTTTTTATATTAAGTATCTTTCCATAAGCAACTATAGTATAACTTCCATCATCTTCTACATGCCATCTAAATGCTTGGCCACACTCAAATATATGTTTAGGCTCAAAATTCTTTATATCTTTTATTATGATTTTATCATTTTGTTCTATTAATTCATAGCTCATTTTACAATTACCTCCTATTTCTTTACCTAAGATAATTACCCTAATAGGATATTTTTAAACCTATACAATAGTAAAAGGTCCCTTTTAAAGGGACCTTTATATATTAATATATTCCTTGTGCCATCATTGCTTCTGCTACTTTTAAGAATCCTGCAATATTTGCACCAGCAACTAGATTATATCCAAATCCATTTTGTTCTGCTGCAAAACGAGCATTTTCATGTATATCTTTCATTATCTTTTTTAAATTTTGGTCTACTTCTTCTTCTGTCCATGATAATCTTAAGCTATTTTGTGCCATTTCAAGTCCAGAACATGCAACTCCACCAGCATTTGCTGCTTTTGAAGGACCTACTATTAATCCTTGTTCTTGTAAATATTTAAGTGCATCATTTGTTGTAGGCATATTTGACACTTCACAGTAGTATT
It encodes the following:
- a CDS encoding DNA-3-methyladenine glycosylase family protein, producing the protein MSYELIEQNDKIIIKDIKNFEPKHIFECGQAFRWHVEDDGSYTIVAYGKILNIKKEGNDAVFSNTNKEDFKSIWYYYFDLHRDYDEIKKELSKDPILEKAIKFGEGMRILNQDEWEILISFITSANNMISRIKKSLNLLSEKYGEFIGEYRGNKYYSFPTANSLNKLSVEDIKECGLGFRAKYILSAANIVDRREMDIYAIKNMPTDDARKNLLIFPGVGPKVADCIMLFSMEKSDAFPIDVWVKRVMEYFYLEEDTKLKLIQEYGQEKFGELAGFAQQYLFYYARELGIGKKK
- a CDS encoding AI-2E family transporter — its product is MNKKKVVSYLNFLPLIILSILLFKFIDNPYSLLDFINVLSPFLIAFSIAYLLNPLVIYIEKSFKINRLGSIFFSYIIVLGILVFLIAIVTPNIIKSITTLIDNTPTYVKNIQEFIEYNITKFEILSNSIATENLEKILLDSLAKITELANLAVNQVVFQAINVTAFLLKIVLSIVISIYMLKDKENFKRQIKRLLYSILSYTNATKIIELGRDVNRVFSRYLVGKLIDSLIVSIICFLVLFLVVKAPFAMLLSVIVGITNMIPYFGPFIGAVPAIIITLFSSPIKALWVAITILVIQQFDGLYLGPKILGDHVGVKPFWIISAITIGGALFGFMGMLLGVPVVAVLRLLVMRFVDKRLKNNNINI
- a CDS encoding DUF554 domain-containing protein; this encodes MIGTIVNFLAILLGGIIGVSIKEGLKENYKEIIMDSLALIVIVIGLTSALKSESILTMIFSLIIGVIIGESLKIDKKLNKIGEFLERKFGRSDSNFSKGFVTTSLIFCVGAMAIVGSLESGLTGNHNTLYAKSVIDGITSIVFASTLGIGVAFSSFAVFLYQGTITILASFLTDFLIDSVVLEMSAVGGILISAIGINILGLKEIKVSNMLPAIFLPLVFYIVKLIYLSI
- a CDS encoding co-chaperone GroES, translating into MNLKPLGDRLVIKKIEAQEKTKSGIVLPNSAQEQPQISEILALGDGITSDDKKKDTIKVGDKVIASKFSGTEVKLDGEEYTIIKLNDVLAIVE